Proteins encoded within one genomic window of Leishmania major strain Friedlin complete genome, chromosome 2:
- a CDS encoding conserved hypothetical protein (previous protein_id=AAZ10069.1), producing the protein MSEELILQWAKRVSDAEEELHRMEEDINAVKQQRKLLKADIRKYEDVVASEKCDLLTSLERVEAQAKDLGAQCEATLTEKDRVEAEYMATLDAYENLHFLVREIKDAEEHLQSRDDLEACLQRESVTWAEEEHTLRRKLHELQQQQAQARRAQEAEVRELEAQLSNVEQRQRDERAGRCVEVAQAARRVVHSSRQPTPASPKPVTSAEEDAFVSANAGGAMPIRSAPLKSCLKTPVNGSTSGNAAPTAPRHTTAASAPVSRCASQSLVSDAAASGVQRQGVDGGDQPSLRLLQEMRAYSYGAPCKAGARKREFLGDATNNQ; encoded by the coding sequence ATGTCGGAGGAGCTCATCCTGCAGTGGGCGAAGCGCGTCTCGGACGCTGAGGAGGAGCTCCATCGAATGGAAGAGGACATCAACGCCgtcaagcagcagcgcaagtTGCTCAAGGCAGACATTCGCAAATACGAAGACGTCGTGGCGAGCGAGAAGTGCGACCTCCTTACCTCGCTAGAGAgggtggaggcgcaggcgaagGATTTGGGTGCACAGTGCGAGGCGACGCTCACAGAGAAGGATCGTGTGGAGGCGGAGTACATGGCCACCCTGGACGCCTACGAGAACCTACACTTCCTTGTGCGCGAAATCAAGGATGCCGAGGAGCATCTGCAAAGCCGCGACGACCTCGAGGCTTGTCTGCAGCGCGAGAGCGTCACATGGGCGGAGGAAGAGCACACACTGCGCCGTAAGCTTCAcgagcttcagcagcagcaggcgcaagCTCGCCGCGCGCAAGAGGCTGAGGTGCGCGAGCTAGAGGCCCAACTTTCGAACGTCGAGCAACGTCAGCGCGACGAACGGGCAGGGCGGTGCGTAGAGGTGGCTCAAGCGGCTCGCCGCGTGGTGCACAGCAGTCGTCAGCCGACGCCCGCGTCACCCAAGCCCGTCACGTCAGCCGAGGAAGACGCCTTCGTGAGCGCCAACGCGGGCGGTGCAATGCCCATTAGGTCTGCGCCGCTCAAGTCGTGCTTGAAGACTCCCGTCAATGGCAGCACAagcggcaacgcagcacCTACGGCCCCCcgccacaccaccgccgcctcagcgccggtgagccgctgcgcctcgcagTCGTTAGTgtccgacgctgccgcgagCGGCGTACAGCGACAAGGAGTCGATGGAGGTGATCAGCCGTCGCTGCGGTTGCTGCAGGAGATGCGTGCCTATTCGTACGGGGCACCATGCAAGGCCGGAGCTCGCAAGCGCGAGTTCCTGGGAGACGCCACCAACAACCAGTGA
- a CDS encoding gamma-glutamyl phosphate reductase-like protein (previous protein_id=AAZ10071.1), translating into MLRLSASRRSAQNILHDIQAAVESRSIMATSSFAQRRSFLVALSEELHRNSEHIIHANRRDCDLFGRQQQQRGTPSVTIPPTLPSTSAATSLQPSSSLHGGPAGYPPFLGRPGHRVGDAQGISVAAENPATATPAPNAAEGSGASSPRRQSSLDYVAGASPVGSPDPNGAGGAAAGGRAAASPAGAGPALGETAAGSRATSTSGTAAPVSPSRWAARASSASLQLVPTAVSGHATRTEAGGGGGHLLITPDNHFLISPLRLDKLHTTIEYLLCQPDPIAIPPSCWLHDSAEGDSGAAANSLREQGSLGAAPGHNSPPPPSAAGSHAGCGRCTRRTDRLEVYELSVPLGMVGILSRFRPRISIDTVAMGLFAGNTVLLDGGVSLYNTNMALMSSVRRALTTAGLSPSAVVCVESYDAAHRSTSEWLQLSDCVDLAVVCGPPKLYQFASRYSTIPLMRATGQFSSVYVDQSASFEVALEVILNSKFQKLGAANAVTTVIVHSDFPRYTELVLALAAEGAVLLGDVTAQERVPDCVLELASEEEYQGLSQYGLRDAARTLCLKTVDSLAQALFFIESFGSKQSDCIVATDLEVCATYCRHVDTAVALVNASTRLSSGVPLGCGVDFAISTSKTHCRGPLTVEMMTTRKLVARSLSAHHGALR; encoded by the coding sequence ATGCTTCGGCTGTCCGCCTCCCGTCGGTCAGCGCAGAACATTCTGCACGACATCCAAGCCGCCGTGGAGTCACGGTCCATCATGGCGACCTCGTCCtttgcgcagcggcgctcttTCCTGGTCGCCCTcagcgaggagctgcaccgcaACAGCGAGCACATTATCCATGCGAACCGGCGCGACTGCGATCTCTTcgggaggcagcagcagcagcgaggcacGCCATCCGTGACGATACCGCCCACGCTGCCGAGCACGAGCGCAGCGACGAGTCTGCAGCCATCCTCCTCGCTTCATGGGGGGCCCGCTGGGTATCCGCCCTTTCTCGGTCGCCCGGGGCATCGCGTAGGTGACGCACAGGGTATCTCGGTGGCAGCGGAGAACCCTGCGACCGCCACGCCCGCGCCGAATGCCGCTGAAGGCTCTGGTGCGAGCTCACCACGTCGTCAGAGTTCGCTCGATTACGTGGCGGGCGCGTCCCCGGTTGGAAGTCCGGACCCAAACGGCgcgggcggtgctgccgccggtggtcgcgcagcagccagtcCAGCAGGTGCTGGCCCTGCTCTTGGCGAGACTGCAGCAGGGTCGCGAGCGACGAGCACCTCTGGCACCGCAGCCCCTGtctcgccgtcgcggtgggCTGCCAGGGCGTCGTCggcatcgctgcagctggtgccgACCGCTGTGTCAGGCCATGCCACCCGCACAGAGGccggtggtggaggcgggcaTCTTCTCATCACCCCTGACAACCACTTCCTTATATCACCTCTGCGCCTCGACAAGCTGCACACGACCATTGAATACCTGCTCTGCCAGCCTGACCCCATCGCCATCCCGCCCTCTTGCTGGTTGCACGACTCCGCTGAGGGGGacagcggagcagcggcgaaTTCGCTACGCGAACAGGGCTCCTTGGGTGCGGCTCCTGGCCACAactcaccgccgccgccctcggcgGCAGGGTCGCACGCTGGTTGTGGTCGCTGCACACGGCGAACGGACCGACTCGAGGTCTATGAGCTCTCTGTGCCGCTGGGCATGGTTGGCATCCTCTCACGATTCCGCCCACGCATCAGCATCGACACGGTTGCGATGGGGCTCTTTGCCGGCAACACCGTCCTCTTGGATGGTGGGGTGTCGCTCTATAACACTAATATGGCCCTCATGTCATCAGTGCGGCGCGCACTGACGACCGCCGGCCTGTCGCCGAGCGCAGTGGTGTGCGTGGAGAGCTACGACGCGGCCCACCGCAGCACGAGCGAGTGGCTACAGCTGTCCGACTGCGTGGATCTCGCTGTCGTGTGCGGACCACCAAAGCTGTACCAGTTCGCTTCTCGTTACTCCACTATCCCGCTGATGCGCGCGACGGGGCAGTTCAGCAGCGTCTACGTGGACCAGAGCGCCTCCTTCGAGGTGGCACTGGAGGTGATCCTCAACTCCAAGTTTCAGAAGCTGggcgccgccaacgccgtGACAACCGTCATCGTCCACAGCGACTTTCCGCGCTACACGGAGCTTGTGCTGGCCCTCGCTGCTGAAGGtgccgtgctgctgggcGATGTCACCGCTCAAGAGCGCGTGCCGGATTGCGTCTTGGAGCTCGCGAGTGAGGAAGAGTATCAGGGTCTCTCTCAGTATGGGCTGCGTGACGCTGCACGCACGCTGTGCCTCAAGACAGTGGACTCGCTCGCTCAGGCGCTCTTCTTCATTGAGTCCTTCGGCTCCAAGCAGAGCGACTGCATCGTGGCCACAGACCTGGAGGTGTGCGCTACGTACTGCCGGCATGTCGAcaccgctgtcgccctcGTGAACGCCTCCACGCGCCTCTCCAGCGGCGTACCgctcggctgcggcgtcgacTTCGCCATCTCCACCTCGAAGACTCACTGCCGCGGTCCACTGACAGTGGAGATGATGACGACGCGCAAACTTGTTGCTCGAAGTCTCAGCGCTCACcacggcgcgctgcgctgA
- a CDS encoding putative ARP2/3 complex subunit (previous protein_id=AAZ10068.1): MRGGPSAHRARTRRYAFLPHTNRRGVRRMTVAKQPYYDCVERTLLVALCLPSFAFDVTQGCTVPEVELVPPDTGTGAPPSSFLVHCATAHAALRCHALRLQWSSGDECFIEASCDSTRVSFWFAAAHQPGDALSAQLLNEYMAFFCSHSAATGALPILRCIPVRRTSAGKPAADAAGRTAYDVSFLVLAEHVCGYGRQHLARSILAFAQEVEAAVASLKVSLNARRRAAAQAFFALPA, encoded by the coding sequence ATGCGCGGCGGTCCCTCGGCGCATCGCGCCCGCACTCGAAGATACGCCTTCCTCCCACACACGAACCGGCGGGGCGTGCGACGGATGACCGTGGCCAAGCAGCCGTACTACGACTGCGTCGAGCGCACGCTGTTGGTTGCGCTGTGCTTGCCGTCTTTTGCCTTCGACGTGACGCAGGGGTGCACCGTGCCAGAGGTGGAGCTGGTGCCGCCCGACACGGGCACCGGTGCCCCGCCGTCGTCATTCCTTGTCCACTGTGCCACTGCCCACGCGGCGTTGCGGTGCCACGCACTGCGGCTGCAGTGGAGCAGCGGGGACGAGTGCTTTATTGAGGCATCGTGTGACAGCACCCGCGTGTCTTTCTGGTTTGCAGCGGCACACCAGCCCGGCGATGCCCTctcggcgcagctgcttaACGAATACATGGCGTTCTTCTGCTCTCACAGCGCCGCAACGGGTGCCCTGCCGATCCTTCGCTGCATCCCGGTGCGAAGGACCTCTGCAGGGAAACCGGCAGCGGATGCGGCAGGCCGAACCGCCTACGACGTGTCGTTCCTGGTGCTGGCTGAGCACGTGTGCGGGTACGGCCGGCAGCACCTGGCACGGTCGATACTGGCGTTTGCCCAGGAGGTCGAGGCCGCCGTGGCGAGCTTGAAGGTGTCGCTGAACGCcaggcggcgcgcagctgcgcaggcgTTTTTCGCACTGCCTGCGTAG
- a CDS encoding conserved hypothetical protein (previous protein_id=AAZ10070.1), translating into MGRDRTHCETSCMSESGCTVAMAAQVRGLSTVTLELNRVASVDTTCTCNCLLAAPCSPSSEPGGLSAQPSAAPDGDKVQRPALRFLAASYELKAASSSATAPAPTEVSDGDEAAGPRHVGECALYQCVASEDGEAADEASLHVQRRTAALPGVFDAVLVPSSFFSTAALLSAADAALCIMLACTDGSVRVLDPFTLSPVVDPLRDLHAEMLTSCTALHCPTPHLLCSAHTGSVYLYSLAERCVTQELEGHEYDAWCTAMLPTGGWWPAASASLPSNGGCSDHEHIDGEAEAVHMPARASTSALLASGGDDGYCKLYDMRTNPSRAVSRSRFGAGVVSITPVLDTLDGLSAAHATPYLLVGSYDESISLVDVRSVRRPVAQRGGLGGGVWRTSRCLLPLWDSGAAVSDNFGAAAGDGGNLNLSLLLASARTGCCRRGAKRPCTMQSLANGWANTSNVLVLPLMQRGVALLPYDVRASAEEVFGNADVPLTYFYNEAAESDSEAVPGAPLIPTLTDNTLVYDAAVLRPLDRIDSHGAETAVDRSAAVVATVSFYERRIDVWTVATG; encoded by the coding sequence ATGGGGAGAGACCGCACGCACTGTGAGACGAGCTGCATGTCGGAGAGCGGCTGTACAGTGGCGATGGCCGCACAAGTCCGCGGCCTTAGCACTGTGACGTTGGAGCTCAACCGAGTCGCCTCCGTGGACACCACCTGCACCTGCAACTGCTTGCTAGCCGCCCCCTGCTCACCCTCGAGCGAGCCCGGCGGCTTGTCGGCTCAGCCCTCTGCTGCTCCAGACGGTGATAAAGTCCAGAGACCGGCGCTCCGCTTCCTTGCTGCTTCGTACGAACTGAAGGCTGCCTCTTCGTCGGCTACTGCCCCCGCTCCGACAGAGGTCAGTGACGGGGACGAGGCTGCAGGCCCGAGGCACGTCGGCGAATGTGCGCTCTATCAATGCGTTGCCTCCGAGGACGGGGAGGCGGCAGATGAGGCTTCTCTCCatgtgcagcgccgcacggcggcgctgcccggTGTCTTCGATGCTGTGTTGGTGCCCTCATCATTCTTTAGCACTGCAGCCCTGTTGTctgccgccgacgcggcgctgTGCATCATGCTGGCGTGCACGGATGGCAGTGTGCGAGTCCTCGACCCCTTCACGCTCAGCCCCGTAGTGGACCCGCTGCGTGACCTTCACGCGGAGATGCTGACCAGCTGCACGGCGCTTCACTGTCCCACTCCACACCTCTTGTGCTCCGCCCACACGGGGTCCGTTTATCTGTACTCGCTCGCAGAACGGTGCGTGacgcaggagctggaggggCACGAGTACGATGCGTGGTGCACGGCGATGCTGCCTACTGGCGGATGGTGGCCCGCTGCCTcggcttctcttccttccaATGGAGGCTGCAGTGACCACGAACACATTGACGGTGAAGCAGAGGCTGTTCACATGCCCGCCAGGGCCAGCACAAGTGCGTTGCTCGCGTCTGGCGGTGACGATGGTTACTGCAAGCTGTATGATATGCGCACCAACCCCAGCCGCGCCGTTAGCCGCTCACGCTTCGGTGCCGGCGTGGTTTCCATTACACCTGTGCTGGATACTCTCGACGGCTTGTCGGCTGCCCACGCCACACCGTATCTACTGGTGGGCTCGTACGACGAGTCCATCTCGCTCGTCgacgtgcgcagcgtgcggcgtcctgtggcgcagcgcggcgggcTTGGCGGAGGCGTGTGGCGTACgtcccgctgcctcctcccgctATGGGACTCCGGGGCTGCTGTGTCGGACAACTTCGGGGCCGCGGCGGGTGACGGCGGCAACCTGAACCTgtcactgctgctggccaGTGCGAGGactggctgctgccgcagaggGGCTAAGCGGCCGTGCACGATGCAGTCTCTCGCCAACGGGTGGGCAAACACCTCTAACGTTcttgtgctgccgctgatgcagcgcggggttgcactgctgccgtACGACGTGCGAGCctctgcggaggaggtgttCGGTAACGCAGACGTGCCCCTCACGTACTTCTACAACGAGGCTGCGGAGAGCGACTCAGAGGCGGTGCCTGGCGCCCCGCTCATTCCTACGTTGACAGACAACACCCTGGTGTACgatgcagcggtgctgcggccgctcgACCGGATCGACTCCCATGGcgcagagacggcggtggaCAGGTCGGCTGCCGTGGTGGCCACCGTCTCCTTCTACGAAAGGCGTATCGACGTGTGGACGGTGGCGACGGGGTAG
- a CDS encoding conserved hypothetical protein (previous protein_id=AAZ10067.1), with protein MSTAADRQAFLRLMGLTDADVTDPDHQPCAMLHSQTSSSHNVTDKVHRGVKYNSPTASSVAGLSHSASLGGDAIQFSLMNTTNTLRDTSPIVASGPSSSSSRPLFSAPRSVHWEEESIATTSHSSQLPQRAGASGCTAAAISEELKDVGNRSFEAGAFREAVQHYTAAIDALAASTTHSSAEVLLLSALYSNRSAAYLQAAHQMPSVEDAYARALCDADRTVSLRTSWFKGYARQGDAYFKLKRYGAAAEAYEMALQLDPRNKTLMNALSESRQRARHAAREELELRRTMRSTTSTTSSLASSMTGQAGSSTWSEGDPRGGAAASQQAQTLSDVYDGGRRRSGQAQQLWAALKHEVEATVHEVTGDAYRLQQLERFRARCSKGATPTARQAAERKTYVKGVTALASGAPASEPMREASVSGSRFSTATRPDVDVSTAAAAAAAERRHVSSVSPFAATALSSEPHLPPRRRSSASAAFDGPVKNARDVPYEFSSAAASAYQQRLLEEFRKRKATKQ; from the coding sequence ATGTCCACTGCAGCGGACCGGCAGGCGTTTCTCCGCCTCATGGGGCTGACGGACGCCGACGTCACCGACCCTGATCACCAGCCCTGCGCCATGCTCCACTCGCAGACTTCCTCCAGCCACAACGTGACTGACAAGGTGCATCGCGGAGTCAAGTACAATTCGCCGACCGCGTCATCTGTCGCCGGCCTTTCCCACTCTGCGTCTCTCGGTGGCGATGCGATTCAGTTCTCGCTCATGAACACCACGAACACCCTCCGCGACACCTCACCGATCGTCGCTAGCgggccgtcgtcgtcgtcgtcgcggccTCTCTTTTCTGCACCACGCAGTGTGCATtgggaagaggagagcaTCGCCACGACCTCACACTCATCGCAGCTGCCACAGCGAGCAGGTGCATcaggctgcaccgccgctgccatcagTGAGGAGCTGAAGGACGTCGGGAACCGCTCCTTCGAGGCCGGTGCGTTTCGCGAGGCTGTTCAGCACTACACAGCCGCCATCGATGCCTTGGCTGCCAGCACCACACATAGCagcgcggaggtgctgctgctcagcgcGTTGTACAGCAACCGCTCCGCCGCTTACTTGCAGGCAGCGCACCAGATGCCCAGCGTCGAGGATGCTTATGCGCGTGCGTTGTGCGATGCAGACCGAACtgtgtcgctgcgcacgtCGTGGTTCAAGGGGTATGCGAGGCAGGGCGACGCCTACTTCAAGCTGAAGCGCtacggcgccgcagcggaggcgtACGAGATGGCGCTGCAACTGGACCCGCGTAACAAAACCCTGATGAACGCACTGTCGGAATCGCGCCAGCGCGCAAGGCATGCGGCTAGGGAAgagctggagctgcgccgcacaaTGCGCTCGACCACAAGCACGACTTCATCGCTCGCGTCGTCCATGACCGGTCaagccggcagcagcacttgGTCTGAGGGCGACccccgcggcggtgcggcagcgtcgcagcaggcgcagacGCTAAGCGACGTGTACGATGGCGGTCGCCGTCGCAGTGGTCAGGCGCAGCAGTTGTGGGCGGCGCTGAAACACGAGGTGGAAGCGACGGTGCACGAAGTCACCGGTGATGCCTATagactgcagcagctcgagcgGTTCCGggcgcggtgcagcaaggGAGCTACGCCAACGGCACGGCAGGCTGCAGAGAGGAAGACTTATGTGAAGGGCGTGACTGCCTTGGCTTCCGGAGCACCGGCCTCTGAGCCGATGCGGGAGGCGTCTGTTTCGGGGTCTCGGTTTAGCACAGCAACAAGGCCGGATGTCGACGtgagcaccgctgctgctgccgctgcggcagagcgCCGCCATGTGTCATCTGTTTCGCCGTTCGCCGCCACGGCTCTGTCATCTGAGCCTCatctgccgccgcgtcgccgctcctctgcctcggCCGCCTTCGACGGGCCCGTGAAGAACGCTCGGGACGTGCCGTACGAGTTTtccagcgcggccgcctccgcgtatcagcagcggctgctcgaGGAGTTTCGCAAGCGCAAGGCGACGAAACAATGA